AATATCaaacaaaaagttaaatcaAATATGCTGACTGCTCATTCTCTCCTGTCCTTGGTTAAATCAACACATGTAATGATTCTGTGCCTTCCCCAAACTATCCTTAATATCACGtaaattcattttgaattttgaactTCGTCCAGATACGAATATCGCCAGAAGAGGACAAGTGACTCAGTCTTCACCATATGGGAATGCTGTACCTGAAAGGGCCATTGATGGAAATCGTGCTAGCAACTGGGGACAGGGATCATGTACCCACACACAGAATGATCGCAATCCATGGTGGAGACTGGACCTTCTGAAGTCGTATAAGATCTACACAGTCACCATCACCAACAGAAGAGATTGTTGCCACCAAAGGATCAACGGTGCTGAGATCCGCATTGGAAATTCCCTCAGTGACAATGGCAACGCTAATCCAAGGTAGCAACACTGTCCACCTTATATTAGGTTTGAACATTTGATACCTGTTGTGTAAGTTACAGTCAGTTGATAAACTGGTTATCTTCATGATTTACAAAGAGAAACCAAAATATTTCAattcagtgacatcatcagtataAAATTAGAAATACTGTTGAGACCTAGGCACAGTGTTTGCCATCTAACAGTATTTTAACCATAAttcattattcttttctttttcttcagatgCACTGTTATCTCATCTATCCCAGCCGGCACCTCCAAAACCTTTGTGTGTAATGGAATGGAAGGCCGTTATGTAAACATTGTGATTCCTGGAAGAAAGGAATATCTGACACTGTGTGAGGTAGAAGTTAGTGGTGAACCTTCAGCTACCACTGGTGAGTTGTACCATATAAAGTGATGAATTAGAGCAGATAATCTGACAAAAAGTTAAATCAAATATGCTGACTGTTTGTTCTTTACTGTCCTCGGTTAAAGCAACGCATGTAATGATTCTGCGCCTTCCTCAAACTACCTATAATTTCAAAATTTTGAACTTTGTCCAGATACGAATATTGCCAGAATTGGACAAGTGACCCAGTCTTCACTGTATGGGAAAGCTGTCCCTGAAAGGGCCATTGATGGAAATCGTGCTAGCAACTGGGGACAGAGCTCCTGTGCCTGCACACGGAATGATCGCAAACCATGGTGGAGACTGGACCTTCTGAAGTCGTATAAAATTAACACTGTCACCATCACCAACAGAAAGGATTGTTGCCCCAATAGGATCAATGGAGCTGAGATCCGCATCGGAAATTCCCTCAGTGACAATGGCAACGCTAATCCCAGGTAACAACACTGTCTGTCTTATATTAGGTTTGAACATTTGATACCTGTTGTGTAAGTTACAGTCAGTTAATGCACTGGTTATCTTCATGATTTACAAAGAGaaaccaaaatatttcaactcagtgacatcatcagtataAAATTAGAAATACTGTTGAGACCTAGGCACAGTGTTTGCCATCTAACAGTATTTTAACCATAAttcattattcttttctttttcttcagatgCACTGTTATCTCATCTATCCCAGCCGGCACCTCCAAAACCTTTGTGTGTAATGGAATGGAAGGCCGTTATGTAAACATTGTGATTCCTGGAAGAAAGGAATATCTGACACTGTGTGAGGTAGAAGTTAGTGGTGAACCTTCAGCTACCACTGGTGAGTTGTACCATATAAAGTGATGAATTAGAGCAGATAATCTGACAAAAAGTTAAATCAAATATGCTGACTGTTTGTTCTTTACTGTCCTCGGTTAAAGCAACGCATGTAATGATTCTGCGCCTTCCTCAAACTACCTATAATTTCAAAATTTTGAACTTTGTCCAGATACGAATATTGCCAGAATTGGACAAGTGACCCAGTCTTCACTGTATGGGAAAGCTGTCCCTGAAAGGGCCATTGATGGAAATCGTGCTAGCAACTGGGGACAGAGCTCCTGTGCCTGCACACGGAATGATCGCAAACCATGGTGGAGACTGGACCTTCTGAAGTCGTATAAAATTAACACTGTCACCATCACCAACAGAAAGGATTGTTGCCCCAATAGGATCAATGGAGCTGAGATCCGCATCGGAAATTCCCTCAGTGACAATGGCAACGCTAATCCCAGGTAACAACACTGTCTGTCTTATATTAGGTTTGAACATTTGATACCTGTTGTGTAAGTTACAGTCAGTTAATGCACTGGTTATCTTCATGATTTACAAAGAGaaaccaaaatatttcaactcagtgacatcatcagtataAAATTAGAAATACTGTTGAGACCTAGGCACAGTGTTTGCCATCTAACAGTATTTTAACCATAAttcattattcttttctttttcttcagatgCACTGTTATCTCATCTATCCCAGCCGGCACCTCCAAAACCTTTGTGTGTAATGGAATGGAAGGCCGTTATGTAAACATTGTGATTCCTGGAAGAAAGGAATATCTGACACTGTGTGAGGTAGAAGTTAGTGGTGAACCTTCAGCTACCACTGGTGAGTTGTACCATATAAAGTGATGAATTAGAGCAGATAATCTGACAAAAAGTTAAATCAAATATGCTGACTGTTTGTTCTTTACTGTCCTCGGTTAAAGCAACGCATGTAATGATTCTGCGCCTTCCTCAAACTACCTATAATTTCAAAATTTTGAACTTTGTCCAGATACGAATATTGCCAGAATTGGACAAGTGACCCAGTCTTCACTGTATGGGAAAGCTGTCCCTGAAAGGGCCATTGATGGAAATCGTGCTAGCAACTGGGGACAGAGCTCCTGTGCCTGCACACGGAATGATCGCAAACCATGGTGGAGACTGGACCTTCTGAAGTCGTATAAAATTAACACTGTCACCATCACCAACAGAAAGGATTGTTGCCCCAATAGGATCAATGGAGCTGAGATCCGCATCGGAAATTCCCTCAGTGACAATGGCAACGCTAATCCCAGGTAACAACACTGTCTGTCTTATATTAGGTTTGAACATTTGATACCTGTTGTGTAAGTTACAGTCAGTTAATGCACTGGTTATCTTCATGATTTACAAAGAGaaaccaaaatatttcaactcagtgacatcatcagtataAAATTAGAAATACTGTTGAGACCTAGGCACAGTGTTTGCCATCTAACAGTATTTTAACCATAAttcattattcttttctttttcttcagatgCACTGTTATCTCATCTATCCCAGCCGGCACCTCCAAAACCTTTGTGTGTAATGGAATGGAAGGCCGTTATGTAAACATTGTGATTCCTGGAAGAAAGGAATATCTGACACTGTGTGAGGTAGAAGTTAGTGGTGAACCTTCAGCTACCACTGGTGAGTTGTACCATATAAAGTGATGAATTAGAGCAGATAATCTGACAAAAAGTTAAATCAAATATGCTGACTGTTTGTTCTTTACTGTCCTCGGTTAAAGCAACGCATGTAATGATTCTGCGCCTTCCTCAAACTACCTATAATTTCAAAATTTTGAACTTTGTCCAGATACGAATATTGCCAGAATTGGACAAGTGACCCAGTCTTCACTGTATGGGAAAGCTGTCCCTGAAAGGGCCATTGATGGAAATCGTGCTAGCAACTGGGGACAGAGCTCCTGTGCCTGCACACGGAATGATCGCAAACCATGGTGGAGACTGGACCTTCTGAAGTCGTATAAAATTAACACTGTCACCATCACCAACAGAAAGGATTGTTGCCCCAATAGGATCAATGGAGCTGAGATCCGCATCGGAAATTCCCTCAGTGACAATGGCAACGCTAATCCCAGGTAACAACACTGTCTGTCTTATATTAGGTTTGAACATTTGATACCTGTTGTGTAAGTTACAGTCAGTTAATGCACTGGTTATCTTCATGATTTACAAAGAGaaaccaaaatatttcaactcagtgacatcatcagtataAAATTAGAAATACTGTTGAGACCTAGGCACAGTGTTTGCCATCTAACAGTATTTTAACCATAAttcattattcttttctttttcttcagatgCACTGTTATCTCATCTATCCCAGCCGGCACCTCCAAAACCTTTGTGTGTAATGGAATGGAAGGCCGTTATGTAAACATTGTGATTCCTGGAAGAAAGGAATATCTGACACTGTGTGAGGTAGAAGTTAGTGGTGAACCTTCAGCTACCACTGGTGAGTTGTACCATATAAAGTGATGAATTAGAGCAGATAATCTGACAAAAAGTTAAATCAAATATGCTGACTGTTTGTTCTTTACTGTCCTCGGTTAAAGCAACGCATGTAATGATTCTGCGCCTTCCTCAAACTACCTATAATTTCAAAATTTTGAACTTTGTCCAGATACGAATATTGCCAGAATTGGACAAGTGACCCAGTCTTCACTGTATGGGAAAGCTGTCCCTGAAAGGGCCATTGATGGAAATCGTGCTAGCAACTGGGGACAGAGCTCCTGTGCCTGCACACGGAATGATCGCAAACCATGGTGGAGACTGGACCTTCTGAAGTCGTATAAAATTAACACTGTCACCATCACCAACAGAAAGGATTGTTGCCCCAATAGGATCAATGGAGCTGAGATCCGCATCGGAAATTCCCTCAGTGACAATGGCAACGCTAATCCCAGGTAACAACACTGTCTGTCTT
The sequence above is drawn from the Thunnus maccoyii chromosome 10, fThuMac1.1, whole genome shotgun sequence genome and encodes:
- the LOC121905468 gene encoding uncharacterized protein LOC121905468, giving the protein MEGRYVNIVIPGRKEYLTLCEVEVSGEPSATTDTNIARIGQVTQSSLYGKAVPERAIDGNRASNWGQSSCACTRNDRKPWWRLDLLKSYKINTVTITNRKDCCPNRINGAEIRIGNSLSDNGNANPRCTVISSIPAGTSKTFVCNGMEGRYVNIVIPGRKEYLTLCEVEVSGEPSATTDTNIARIGQVTQSSLYGKAVPERAIDGNRASNWGQSSCACTRNDRKPWWRLDLLKSYKINTVTITNRKDCCPNRINGAEIRIGNSLSDNGNANPRCTVISSIPAGTSKTFVCNGMEGRYVNIVIPGRKEYLTLCEVEVSGEPSATTDTNIARIGQVTQSSLYGKAVPERAIDGNRASNWGQSSCACTRNDRKPWWRLDLLKSYKINTVTITNRKDCCPNRINGAEIRIGNSLSDNGNANPRCTVISSIPAGTSKTFVCNGMEGRYVNIVIPGRKEYLTLCEVEVSGEPSATTDTNIARIGQVTQSSLYGKAVPERAIDGNRASNWGQSSCACTRNDRKPWWRLDLLKSYKINTVTITNRKDCCPNRINGAEIRIGNSLSDNGNANPRCTVISSIPAGTSKTFVCNGMEGRYVNIVIPGRKEYLTLCEVEVSGEPSATTDTNIARIGQVTQSSLYGKAVPERAIDGNRASNWGQSSCACTRNDRKPWWRLDLLKSYKINTVTITNRKDCCPNRINGAEIRIGNSLSDNGNANPRCTVISSIPAGTSKTFVCNGMEGRYVNIVIPGRKEYLTLCEVEVSGEPSATTDTNIARIGQVTQSSLYGKAVPERAIDGNRASNWGQSSCACTRNDRKPWWRLDLLKSYKINTVTITNRKDCCPNRINGAEIRIGNSLSDNGNANPRCTVISSIPAGTSKTFVCNGMEGRYVNIVIPGRKEYLTLCEVEVSGEPSATTDTNIARIGQVTQSSLYGKAVPERAIDGNRASNWGQSSCACTRNDRKPWWRLDLLKSYKINTVTITNRKDCCPNRINGAEIRIGNSLSDNGNANPRCTVISSIPAGTSKTFVCNGMEGRYVNIVIPGRKEYLTLCEVEVSGEPSATTDTNIARIGQVTQSSLYGKAVPERAIDGNRASNWGQSSCACTRNDRKPWWRLDLLKSYKINTVTITNRKDCCPNRINGAEIRIGNSLSDNGNANPRCTVISSIPVGTSKTFVCNGMEGRYVNIVIPGRKEYLTLCEVEVVGEESDNSIEYGCDWV